The genomic window TGGACGTCAAGGGCGACAAGATGGTGGCCGGCGACTTCAGCCCGCACGGGCGCATCGCCCAGACCCTCAAGGACATCCTGCTCACCCTGGACCAGGCCGGACGGCGCGGCCAGCAGCTTCCCCTCGGAGAGGTGTACGCCGACCTCGTGAAGGGCTGCGCCGCGCACGGCGAAGCCGACCGGGACAACAGCGCGGTGATCCAGGAGCTGCGCCGGCGCCGCGCGCAGCCCGGTGCGTCGTCGGCGCGCCAGTGAGCCGTCCCGTGAAGGTGCTGCGGCAAGACACGGTCCCTCCGGCGGGACACTTCGCGGCGGAGCTCAAGCGCAACCAGGTTCTCCGCATCGTCGACGCCGAGGGCCAGCAGGTCGCCGACCTGGTCTGCTTCAAGCTCGACCGCCTCCAGGAAAAGCTCTCGGTCATGAACACGATCAGCCTGAACCGCCAGGTGTTTCCGCGGATCGGCTATCTGCTCTTCTCGGACGAGGCCACGCCGTTGCTCACCATCATCGACGACACCTGCGGCGTCCACGACATGCTGGCGGGCGCCTGCAGCCGCTTCACCAACGAGCGGCGCTACGGGGTGAAGGACACGCGGAACTGCCGGGACAACCTGGCCGAGGCCCTCAAGCCCTGGGGCATTGGCGACAAAGACGTCCCGTTCAACATGAACGTCTTCATGAACTGCCCGATCGGCCCCGACGGCAGCTGGTCCATTCAGGCGCCGAAGAGCAGGGCTGGTGACCACATCGACTTCCGGGCCGAGACCGACGTCCTGGTCGCCTTCTCGAACTGTCCACAGATCCACAACGCGTGCAACGCCTTCCGCCTGAAGCCGCTGGACGCGGTCATCTACGAGTACGCGCCGCACCCATGACGACGTTCACGCCGGCGCTCCGGCCGCTCGCCTCGGGCTTGCGCTTTCCCGAGGGCCCGGTGGCCATGCCCGACGGCTCGGTGATCCTTGTCGAGATCGCCCGCCAGACGCTCTCGCGCGTCACGCCGGACGGCCGGGTGCACGTCATGGCCGCGCTGGGCGGGGGCCCCAACGGCGCCGCCCTCGGCCCCGGGGGGAAGATCTACGTCACCAACAACGGCGGCCTGAGCTGGGTGGAGCGCGCGGGCAAGCTCTTCCCCACCTCGCAGGCGGCGGACTACGCCGGCGGGCGGATCCAGGTGGTCGATCCCGACAGCGGCAAGTTCGAGACACTCTACGACGCCTGCGACGGGCGGCCGCTGCGCGGCCCGAACGACCTCGTCTTCGACAGCGCGGGCGGGTTCTGGTTCACCGACCTGGGCAAGCGGCGCGAGCGCGATCTCGACGTGGGCGCCGTCTACTACGCGCGGGCCGACGGCTCCTTCATCAAGGAAGCCATCTTCCCGATGGATCGGCCGAACGGGATCGGCCT from Candidatus Methylomirabilota bacterium includes these protein-coding regions:
- a CDS encoding urea carboxylase-associated family protein encodes the protein MKVLRQDTVPPAGHFAAELKRNQVLRIVDAEGQQVADLVCFKLDRLQEKLSVMNTISLNRQVFPRIGYLLFSDEATPLLTIIDDTCGVHDMLAGACSRFTNERRYGVKDTRNCRDNLAEALKPWGIGDKDVPFNMNVFMNCPIGPDGSWSIQAPKSRAGDHIDFRAETDVLVAFSNCPQIHNACNAFRLKPLDAVIYEYAPHP
- a CDS encoding SMP-30/gluconolactonase/LRE family protein, whose amino-acid sequence is MTTFTPALRPLASGLRFPEGPVAMPDGSVILVEIARQTLSRVTPDGRVHVMAALGGGPNGAALGPGGKIYVTNNGGLSWVERAGKLFPTSQAADYAGGRIQVVDPDSGKFETLYDACDGRPLRGPNDLVFDSAGGFWFTDLGKRRERDLDVGAVYYARADGSFIKEAIFPMDRPNGIGLSPDERTLYVAETTTARCWSFRLSAPGQIASANGPYRGEKGTCLVGLGGYQMFDSLAVDSEGHICVATLITGAVSDLWPDGSRVDQYRLPDMMVTNVCFGGAALSTAFATLSMGGTLVSFEWPRPGLPLAYLNR